From Archaeoglobus sulfaticallidus PM70-1:
GAAGATGGTACGATATACTCACTCTTCGAGCATCACACATTTGCTATGAAGCAAAAAGGCTTAGAGGGTATCAACAGATTCATTGAGAGATTTGTTAGGGGAGAGATAAGCAATGAAGATGTTTTCAACGAGGGTGGACATGGAGCGTATGTGGATGAGGTGGTCGATGTTAAGGATAGAGTTTGCACAGGCCCGAATTCCCATCTATGCAAGTACAGAACAGCAAACCCAGCTGGAGACACGATGATAACAGGAAACATTGGAATGCTCAAGGCTTATTGTGAGCTGACAGGAGAGGAGTTGGTAATATAGGATTTAGGCATAATATGTGAGCATACTTAACGCTATTTATAAAGCTTTTACAGACTCTTTATGCGGAGATGACATGAAACCAAATTCGGTTAGAAGCAATCAGCTCAAAAAAGTTGAGTCGGGAATTGAAATCGAATATTTAATAATGTAATGTAAGAGAGCAATAAAACAAAAACCTTAACTAAAGCAAAGGATGTTGTTGAGTGATATGATCGTCACATTCTCATGGAATGTTTTCATCCCCCTCACCACAGCCTGCAGAAACAGATGTCATTACTGTGGCTTCAGGAGTGATAATCCGGAACTGATGGGGATTTCGGAGGTTAAGGAATTGCTGAACAAAGCCAAAAATGCCAGTGAAGCACTTTTTACTTTTGGTGAAAAGGCGGATGAAGTTAAGGGGGTCCGGGAGAGGCTAAAGTCTATGGGCTTTAGTGATTTTGTTGACTATGTTGTGGAGATGAATAGACTCGCAATATCGAAATCCAAACTTCCTCACACGAATGCTGGTATACTCAGCTATTCAGAGTTAAAGAGGCTAAAACCATACAACGCGTCAATGGGCCTCATGCTCGAACAGGCTGTTGAACTCGATTGCCATTCTGAAAGTCCGGGTAAAAAGCCCGAGGTAAGAATAAAAACGATAAAGGATGCAGGAAAGCTTAAGATTCCATTTACAACAGGAATACTCGTTGGAATTGGAGAAAGCTTTTACGATGACCTTTACTCTCTGGAGGTTATTGCTGAATTGCATAAAAACTATGAACACATTCAGGAGTGCATAATCCAGAACTTCAAGCCCAAAAAAGGCACTCCAATGGAGAGAATGGAAAGCCCATCTGCAGACAGGATGCTGAAAATTGTCAAGGAGGCGCGGGAGATTTTGCCCGATGATATAACAATCCAGATCCCTCCAAATCTTGTGAGAGATATACTCCCATTCATAAAAGCTGGAGCAGGAGATCTTGGTGGGATTTCAGATACAACAATAGATTATATAAACCCGGAAGAGCCTTGGCCATCGATCGAAGAAATCGAAAGATGTTTAAATGGAGCGTATGTCCTAAGAGAGAGGTTACCGATATATCCGAGGTATATAAAGATGGAGTGGGGTGGGGAAGAGGTTTCGGAACTCATATCCAGAATGTCAGATGATGAGGGCTACAGAAAAGATGGTTATAGGGGGAGTTGAATGCTCGCACAGTATCTTTCCCTGCTGTCCGATCCATTCGAGACTTTTAAAATTGCAGATGAGATAAGAAAAGAAGTTAACGGAGATAATGTCTCATTCGTAGTCAACAGAAACATAAACTTTACAGATCTTTGCGTAAACCGCTGTAAATTCTGCTCTTTCAGAAACAGAAAGAGGTTTTTGCTGAGCAGAGAAGATATAAAAAGAAAGGTTGAGGAGGCTGTGGAATACGGTTGCACCGAGGTTTGCATCCAGGGTGGGTTGCTGGAGGGCGCAGACATTGATTTCTATATAGGAATACTTCAGGCGGTTAGAGATGTTTCGGAGAAGATTCACATCCATGCGTTCTCTCCGATGGAAGTTCTGCATGCATCCAGGAACAGCAACATGCATTATGAAGATGTCCTCAGAGAGTTGAAAAAAGCCGGTCTGGATTCGATGCCAGGAACTGCAGCGGAGATACTCGACGATGGGATCAGAAATGAGATTTGCCCGGAAAAGCTGAAAACGAAAGAGTGGATAGAGATAATCAAAGCAGCCCACAGAAACGGGATTCCAACCACAGCAACGATGATGTATGGACATATAGACAGCTGGGATGATAGAATCAGGCATCTTCTCATAATAAAGAAGATTCAGCAGGAAACGGGAGGGATTACGGAGTTCATACCTCTGCCGTTCATGTCCAAGAACAATCCTCTTGGAGCAGTTTCCAAAGGCTCCTCAGGATTCGATGATCTGCTTGTGATAGCCATATCAAGGATAATCCTCCATCCTGAGATTCAGAACATACAGGCATCATGGGTCAAACTCGGGAAGAAGCTCGTTCAGGCTGCTTTATTTACCGGAGCCAACGATGTTGGTGGCACTCTCATCGAGGAGAATATATCGAAATCTGCTGGATCAACATCAGGAGAGTTCATGGATGTCGAGGAAATCCTGACCCTCATAAGGATGTGTGGCAGAATCCCAGTTCAGAGGAACACTGTATATGAAACGCTGAGAACATTTGAGTGATGTGAAACCATGATCAGCCTAACAAAGATGCTCACCGGAAAGGCTACGGTTTCTGAAAGAATTACCTACTGCGGTGATAAAAGCTTCATACCGGAAAGGCTGAAGAATTTAAGGAAGAAAATCTCTCCAGTAGTTGTTCTGAATTTAACGAGGAAGTGCAACCTCAGATGTGTTCACTGCTATGCCGATGCTAGCAGCCATTCCAGCAAGGAGCTTACAACAGAAGAGATAAAAGCTGTTATCGATGATCTGGCTGAGATGAAAATTCCTGTCCTGCTTTTCAGCGGTGGAGAGCCATTGATTAGGAAAGATATTTTCGAACTTGCGGAGTATGCAAATGACAAGGGAATCAACTGCTCCCTCTCAACAAACGGCACACTCATAACTGAAGAGATCGCAGACATGCTGAAATCCTGTTTTATCTATGTCGGGGTCAGCCTCGATGGTTTGAAGGATGTAAACGACAGGTTCAGAGGTGTGGAGGGGAGCTTCGAGAGGGCATTGCAGGGACTGATCAATGCGAGAGATGCAGGGATAATGACAGGGATAAGGTTTACAGTCACAAGATACAACCAGAACGACATAGATCCGATAATAAACTTGCTTGCGGAAAACGACATTCCCAGGTTCTGTTTATATCATCTCGTACCCTCTGGCAGGGCTGATTTTAAAGATGATATAAGCAAAGAGGAGAGAAGGAAGATAATAGAATATCTCATGAGAAAATCTGTTGAGCTTGTAGATGAAGGTTTCAAAACCGAAATACTTACAGTGGATAACCCTGTAGATGGTGTTTTCGCCTACCTGAAAATGAGGGACGAGAACCCTGACTATGCAGAAAAAATTCTGGAGTTCCTGAGATACAGGGGTGGAGATGGCAGTGGTGAAAGAATAGCCAACATCGACATGTATGGATACGTCCATCCGAACCAATTCTGGTGGGATTACAGCTGTGGGAATGTCAAGGAGAGGAAATTCAGCGAGATCTGGCTGAATCCCAATGAATTGCTGATAAAGCTCAGGAATAAAGAGAAATATTTGAGAGGAAAATGCGGGATGTGTAATTTTAAAGATGTCTGCGGTGGATTCAGACTGAGGGCTTTGAGATATGGAGATCTATGGGGAGAAGATCCGGATTGCTACCTTAGCATGGAAGAGATCTCTCAGAAAGGTTTTTAAAGTTCCGGGATAAGATTGTCCTGCCCACCAGCCATGCGTCCCCTGATGGGAGATGATGGGGATTCCACAGGGTGGGCAACAATCCTATGCGTTTGTGATTGCTCTTAATTACTCTAATCGCTCCAATCACCAATTCAAAGCCATGTAAACCTTCTTCAGCTTTTTATATGCATTAACATATTCTTTGAATGGCCTCGCGTATGACCTCATGTATCTCCCAGCGTTCTCAGGCTTGAGTACCTGATCGACCTCGGATTTAGAGATGGCATCATCAAAATTTTTGGATTTACCAAGAGAGACCAACGCCATTGCTGCCAGCCCCCTCAACCCGACCTGATCTGGACTTTTCATCCTCCTAACCGGTTTGTTGATGACATCAGCTATTATCTGGCACCATACATCAAACAGAGCCATGTGTGCGCTAAACAGATAGCAGATACCTCAGCCTTTGACTCTTCAACGACACTCTTTCCAAGTTCAATAACAGTCCCCCACAAACTGCTGGGATCCTGCTCAGCCCTGTCACCTAGATAATCGATTTTTGCCTTCGTGGATTTTGATGACCAGAGGAGAATAGCTTCCAGATCCATTACCGCACATTTTATCGAAGTTGTACCGATATCAAGCAAGAACATTCATCAAAAGAATAGGTTAAAATTAATTTTTTTCTTTATTTGATTACTATTTGATTACAAAAACATCTTTGCAAAACGAAGTGATCGTTGGATGTGCTCATTTCCTTCACCGATAACGACATCCTCATGTCCCGGATACAGGTTTCTCACATCTAAATTCGACAGCTTTTTTATTGATTCTATAAGTTCGTATGCACTCCCCCCCGGAAGATCCACCCTTCCAAAACTGCCATGGGCGAAAACTGTATCTCCGCTGAAAAGCCATTTTTTCTCTTTCTCGTACAGACAGATACTCCCAGGAGAGTGCCCGGGTGTGTGAATTATCTCCAGCTCGATATCTCCCAAATCAAATCTTTCTCCACCCCTGACAACAATATCCGGCTCGAATGGCCTGAATTTCACACCGAAAAATGAGACCTGGGATCTAACCAGCGCCATCTCACTTTCGTGGATGACTACCCTTGTATCTTCAAACCAGCCCTTCCAGTCGCTTACCGCAGAGGCGTGGTCGAAATGAGAGTGAGTCAGGAAGATGTAGGCAATATCCTTCGGATTTATGTACCTCCTGACCTCATCCACCAAGTATGCTGCATCTCCCCCAGTATCTATGAGCGCTGGAACTTCTGAGAGAATAAGATATACATTCGCAGCCAACGGAGGAGTTACGATCTGCACAGGCTTAATATCGCTATTCATGGATTAAAAAAAGGTATGGCTCTTAAAAAACTTTTGATTTCTAAAATCCCTGTATTGCTTGTACCGAGAGGGACAGCAAGAGATGGGTTAGCACTCCTGCCAAAACTGAAATTCCCAGATTCTCCCATCTCCTGTATGTCACAAAAACGAACAGTATAGCAACTAAGCCTACACCCAAATCCCTGAAAACTATTGGGAATGATATAAAGCTCGTTACGAACAGTGCAGAGATTAAAGCTGTTGATGAATATGCCAGAAACTCTTCAAACCTCTCAGACCTTATTTTCCCGAACTTCATTGGGAGGAATCTGGTGAGATATGTTCCTGCCGCCACAAGCACTATTGCTAGAAGCTTCATCTTCTCAACCTCATAGCAATTAGCGGACTCACAACTCCTGCCAGCAGAATGCCGATTGAAGAATACCCGAAGTAGTGGAATATGAGCGCTATTAGTCCACCCATTATTGCTGAGAGTCTATATTTCTTGAGGTTTGGAATCAAAAGAACGAGGAACAGTGCTGTAAGGGAGAAAACGAGTGATGGTGTTAAGGTTTTGTTCGAAATAAGGAATGCCCCTCCAACGATCCCAATAGCAGTACCAAGGACCCATGCCGAATATGAACCCAACTCCAGGCCCCAGAGGAATCTTTCATCTCTAGGAGCCGTAAGCGATCGTGCAAACACCTCGTCAGTTAACCCAAACGCGGTTATACATGGTTTCTTAATTTCAAAGTTCTGAGAGACTATGTATCCATACACTATGTGTCTCAAATTCAGGAATATCGGTATGAAAACTGCATTCACAAAGGAGTAGGGCATCAGCGAGATTAACGCGAATTGGCTCGCTCCGGCAAATACCAAAGCAGATGTCAGCAAAGTCTCCACCTTGCTGAAACCGAGAGCTAATGCAATTATTCCGAATGTCATCGCTACCGGGACATATCCAATAACTATTGGTATGCTGGCGATCAACCCTTTTCTGAACATCGCATTCCCCCAAACCTCGATTTAATCTTGATTGAAATACCCATCTGCATTCCTCCAAATTGCTTTCGTATTTGATCATCTATGATTCAAGAAGGTTACTCTGATAACAAAATCAAAAACTATACTTTTATTTCAACCCACTTATCCTCATTTTCAGAAACTCTGACCCTGACAACATCTAAACCTCCCTTTTTAAGTTCATCACTGTATTTCTCCTGTGATCAAAACAACATCACTGTCCAGTGTATCACTTGTAAATTACATCCAGAGAAACGGATAAAAAGCTGTCTTACACCAACAAAAATTCCCTCACCCTGAATTGATTCAAATATCTCACTACTTGCCTCCATTTTTGTATCATCTCCCTATCTGGTATTACCGGACATATAGAAATTTTACCTATTTTATATACCATACACAACATTGCTGAAGCAGTTACTGATAGTTAAAGATTATGGATTCAAATATATCGTCTTCTGTTTTTTGTTCTTAAATCCAAGCATGAGATCTGAGTGAATAACCAATTAGAGCGTGTTGTGAATCACCCCTCGCTCGCGCAAGGGGCTTCGGGATGGGTTTGAACCGTCAGGTTCCTTACCATCCCAAGGGGGACACAACCCCTTACTACTCCTATCTGTCCCAGCACGGCAGATTCGGAGCTACCTCTCAGCCTGTGGAAGACTCTTAACCTGATTATTTGTTTGAGGCCAGACGCCGTATCCCTCAAAACATGATTCGTCTGGCCAATCTCGTACAGGTACTTTTTCAGGATGTTTCTTGCGGAGTTGACATCTGCGTTGATGATGCCGATCACGGATTTGAACAGACCCCTCTTTACCCTTTTTCGAGGTTCATAGTGCTCCTTAGAAGGATGTTCGTGCTTAACGGAGTCCACACCGGATGTGTATTCTTCACTTATCTCTATGACATTCCCGAATTTGTATTGAAGGTGCTTCACCACTTTTCCGTGAGGAAGCAGGGAGAACATCTGGTTTACGAGGTCGGGCAACTTGCTTTCCTTGTTCTTGGATGTGTGGACGTTTCCTATAACGATCCTTGTCACCTGTCTCCTGGCAAGCTCCACAATCAGGTTTGATACACGGTGAGAGAAATCTCTCAGCAAATTTCTCACCCGCTTCCAGAGCTTGGCAATTCTTTCGTTGAGTTTGTGGTGTGGTAAGCCCTCTTTCAGGTTGTCTCTTCTAGACTGCAATCTGGAGATTTTCTTGAGGTATTTTCTTAGAAGGGACATTAGACCTCTGCCATCGATGATGTATGATGTGGGGTGGTCCTCGATAACGATGACTGCAAAGTTGGAGGTGTTGAAGTCGATGCTCATCAACCTCTCTTTTTCTGGTTGTTGGGTTTGCTCTTGCTCCACTGAATATATGATCCCCATCTGGTAGAATATCCTGCCAGAGTACTTGAGAGGTGTGATCTGGATGTTTCTTACATCATACTGAGTTAAGTCGATACCAGTATCAATCCACAAGTACTTCTTGTCAAAACCGTACTCTCCTCTGAGATACGCCTTCAACTGTTTTGGTATGGATAACCTGATCTTACTCCCGAGCACCTTGAAACCTGTTTTATCGTAGATAATGGTATGATGTGGTCTCTTCTTATCCATGAATCCTGGCCTTCTTACGGGAGAACTGTAATTCTCAGGATTCTTCAGGTAGTCAAAATACGTCATCCAGCCCTCAACGAGCTGACCCATGAGGATTTGGGCTGACCTTGAGTGAATGTTTCTGACGAAGAAGTTGTCTTTGAGTTTGTTGTAGATGTCGTAAACGTTGAACTTGAGGTTTCCGTTTATGAGGTGGTAGTTGACGATGTTCCATACTTTGCCAGCGTTGTAACAGAGGTTGCCGATGACTATCTCCTGCTCCTTAGTCAGTTTGGGCTGAACGACTATGCATCGGTTTTCCTGCACGTACATACGTCTGCGTTTGAGCAAATATATGTTGAGAGTGGTGTGAAAGTGGAAAGGATATATTCCCACCCACTTCCCCTTGCGTATCCCCTCCCTCGCGGAAGGAGTCTTGCAAGCAACGGGAAGATAAAATCAATATCTTGTGTTCTGAGATTCCACCAACTAACCAGAAAATTTGAAAGATGGGTGTTTAAGATGGTTTAAATTACTTCCTAACAATTGTCAGCTTTCTCGATCCAGAAATTATTTCCACCGGGATATTCTGAGCCTCAAACATCCCTTCGAGAAAGATTTTTAGTATGTTCTGCTCGCTTTGAGTGGATAAAATTATGGTAAATACCCTACCGTTAGCCTTTACCTTGAACCAGTTTCCAAGCTCCAGAAACTTCAGAATCTCTTGGATGTCGTTTATCCCCATCTTTTTGTTCTGAATGCCCTTGTTGTAACCTATCTCTCTGATGTACTCAAAAAACTCATCAGAAGCTCTTTTGTTTAGCTCGTCAAGAATCTTTATCCACATCTCAATGTCAACCAATACATGCTCTTCGCTCTCCAGCATCTCTCCGATCTGCTTGAGCTTTTTTATGTCGAGGTACCTTATTGCCTTCTTTATCTCATAGTATGCCTTGATAGCTTCCCTTATAGTCTCCGATGCATTCCTGTCCTCTTCTCTGGCAAGAAGCTCTACCATCTTCTCTGTCTCAGCATCCAGGGCTATAGAGAGTCTTGATATGTTTCTAGCCCTTCTTTCCTTAGCTATCAATTTAATGGACACCTCCCACATTCATGATTAAAGGCCTGAGTATCGCATACACGAACTCTATCGTTATAATGACCAGCAGAACCCTCAGTGCACCGTGAGCCTTCGGTATTGCGAACAGGAATCCTACCAGAGGTGTCAGAGCTAATATCGTTATTCCCAGAATAACGATGTTCTCCGGATCCATCAGATCAGACAGGAACCATGAATAACCGTTGATTTCCGTTCCCTTGACATCTTTCCAGAATGCTACGGCTGGCTCATTCCATCTCGCTGCCTCATTGCTTGGGTTGTCCTTGGGGCTTATGCCAACGAAGTAGAATACCGATGCGATTATGATTACTGCAAGTCCAACATTGCACAGAATTCTCATGACATCTCCAAAGACCCCGTTAACCGGATCAATCGTTATCTTTTCCGGTACTGTCTCTTTCATCGGTGCTAAAGCCTCTTTCGGGTGAATAGGTTCCATTGTGTCTGCCAGTTCATCAACACTCGGTACGATCTCTTTTATCTTACTTCCCATAAACATCACCTCGATTACTTCAAATATCCCAAACTATCTCAACTTTTTATGAAATAGAGCACTCAACCCACAATAAATCACATATTTCGGCACATCGACCTCTTTTCTGGCCTCCTGCTTGACAGATACACCTGATTCCATAGACGGGGCCAGAGCCTCTCCAGCGTACAGTGGATCCATCGTATCTGCCAGTTCATCTAAACTTGGAAATAAATTTTTTATATTATTCACAATTTTTTTAATTCCGTATTCCAAGCTTTCACCTCCTCACCACTTAAAAACACCCATCGAAGACAGTCCCTGAATTATGTTCACAATAGCAGACAGTCCAATTAGGCCGATGACCAAGTACTTGATGACCTTCGGCTTAGTTCTGACTGCGATTCTCGAGCCTATTCTCGATCCAATACCTATTCCAAGTACTGTAGGTACAACGATCAATGGCAGTACTGCACCTTTCGACAGATACACCCACAGCGATGCTGAATCGTTTATTGCTAGGATTACCATACTCGTAGCCACCGCTGCCTTGAGTGGAACTCCCATGATCAGGTTCAGGACTGGAACATTTGCCCATCCAGCACCGAGTCCAAACATTCCTGCAACGAATCCAACTCCAGCGAAAAACAGTAAACCTATTGGCAGGTTTCCTACCCTGTACTCCACAACCCTGTTGAGTGTTGGCTCATACCATTCGCCATATATGTTAAGCATTTTCGAGAGTCTGTCCTGCTTTTTAGTCTCTGGATACTCGACATTCTTCGATGTGGCCAAAGCTGCGAGCATTATGAATAGAACAACACCTAAGCTAACTTTTACATAACTTGAGCCTTGCGGGAATGCATTTGATATCCACAGCCCAAATACACTGCCCATTATTGAGAAAATTGTTGAAACCACTACCAACGGTGCTGCAACCTTAAAGTTGGCCAATCCTTTCTTTGTGAAGTGTGGTGCTGAACTTAGGGCTGTAGTCAGGGCAGCAACAAGCCCAGCTCCTCTAATGAAGTCAACATGAAACGGCAGTATAGCCATGCCAAGTCCTACGAATATAACTCCACCACCAACACCAGACATTGGACCGAGTATACCTATGACGAATGTGAACAGGAAAAGGAAGATAACCCACTCAGACCACAACGAGACCCCCATCGCACCCCCCTGAAGGAAAAACCATGCTAAAATTCCTGCAATCAGTATTATCGCTGAAATGGCTGCCAGAACTGTCTGCCTACTCTTTTTGGCACTTTTAAGTTCTGTAACCATATGAGCCGTTTTGTGTCAAATTGTATATAAAACTTGTGATATGTGTCAAAAATAAACAAAACAAAATTAATAAAATCTAATTTGTTACAAATTGTTACAAATCAAGTTTTAAAGGTCGTTAACGAGATACAAAATCACGAAAAAACATGAAAGACATTAATATATCTCAAAAAAACGAAAATTACTTAAAGTATTATGAATTAAAACACATTATGGGTATGGCTAATAGAAGAGGTAATAATGGGAATGTATTGAACCTAAGAATTAAGACTGATAATAAGTTTGAAGAAAAGTTCATAAAGGTTAAAGAGGAACTCGGACTCAACTCAAATGCTGAGGTGGTGAGGTACCTGGTCAACAAATACTATAAAGAACTTCTCGAGAAGGGTTCGCTCCTGATTTTGCCAATACCGAAGATTTTGCCCAGAATTGCAGATTTAATTAATATTTCGGTAGATTTTTCCATGTTCGATGTTGTTAACCTATTACCAGGACTCTGTCTGAGCTTCTGATAACCGATATGCACAATAGCACATATCAACCTAATTTTATCATGGGAAAGCAATTTATAGTAGTTAAACTATCTACTTTTGGGTGAAAATATGGGAGGTTACATGGGAAAAATTCTAAGAGTTGATCTGTCCTCTGGAACAACGAAAATAGAGCCAATTAGTGAAGAAATCGCAAGGAAATACCTTGGTGGAAAGGGTTATGCCACTTACATGATTTATCAGAAGCTTAAAAGCCTCGAAAAGGAGGGAATTTATCCTGCTGACATCGATCCATTAGGCGAATTCAACGATCTGATTTTTGCCACCGGACCTGCAACGGGCATTGCAGGTTTTCCAGAACCTGGGAGATATCATGTAATGACTGTAAGATCCCCGCTGACAGGTTCGATAGGCAGTGCAAACTCAGGCGGTAAGTTCGGCCCGTACATGAAGTTTGCCGGCTTTGATATCATTGTCGTTGAAGGAAAATCTGACAAGCCGGTATATCTGGAGGTCGTGGACGGTTCTGCCGAGATTAAGGACGCGTCCGATCTGTGGGGTAGAAATGTATTCGACACAACCAGAATCCTGAGCGACAGGGTTGGAAGAAGATGCAGTGTCGCGTGCATAGGGCCTGCTGGAGAGAATCTCGTGCTTTTCGCGAACATAATGAACGATGAACATAGGGCTGCTGGAAGAACTGGGGTCGGAGCGGTTATGGGATCAAAGAAGCTCAAAGCAATAGTATGTGCTGGAAACACAAGACCGAAGCCAGAGGATCCAGAGAAATTCAGGGAAGAGTCCAAGAAAGCAAACGATAAAATAAAGCAGAATCCACTGACAGGAGAGGGATTGACCAAGTATGGGACAGCGATTCTTGTTAATGTGATAAACAACGCTGGCTCTCTACCATTCAAGAACTGGCAGACCGGATACAATCCGGAAGCGGATAAGATCAGTGGTGAGACCCTTGCCGAGAAATACCTGATAAAGAACCACGGATGCTGGGGATGCACGATTACATGCGGAAGGGTCACCAAGGTTGAAAGCGGACCGTATCAGATCCTTTACAGCGAGGGTCCAGAGTACGAGTCAATATGGTCTCTGGGAAATGCTACTGGTGTGACTGACCTAGAAGCGATCATCAAGGCCAACCACTTCTGCGATGAATACGGGCTGGACACGATATCGATGGGTTCAACAATTGCATGTGCAATGGAGCTTTACGAAAAAGGATCGATTCCAGAGGAGTACTTGCAGGGAGTTGATCTGAGCTTTGGAAACTCTTCAGCTTTGGTTGAGATGGTCTGGAGGACGGCCTTCAAAGCAGGATTCGGAAAGTATCTCGCCCTTGGATCAAAGAGGCTTGCTGAGATGTTCGGTCATCCTGAGCTATCGATGAGCGTCAAAGGACTGGAGATGCCAGCCTATGATCCGAGGGGCATCAAGGGAATTGGTCTGACCTATGCCACAGCGAACAGAGGAGGATGCCATGTTACCGGATACACGGTAGCTCCTGAGATTGCTGGATTGCCTGAAAAAATCGATCCCCTCACAGAGGAGGGGAAGGCACAGTGGGTCAAGGCATTCCAGGACTTCACCTGTGTGGTTAACTCAACGGTTAACTGCCTGTTCACAACATTCGCGATTGGAGCTGAGGACTTCGCTCCAATGCTTTCTGCAGTAACCGGATGGGACTTCAGCGTTGAAGAACTCATGAAGATTGGAGAGAGAATATACAACCTCGAGAGGGTCATCATCAACAAGTTCGGGTTCGATGCCAAAGATGATACACTGCCTCCAAGGCTCCTGAAAGAGGCTCTGCCAGAGGGTGCTGCCAAGGGACATGTTGTCGATCTCGATAAGATGAAGAAGGAGTACTACGAGATTAGAGGATGGGTTGATGGAGTTCCAACGGAAGAAAAGTTGAAGGAGCTTGAGATTGAACTATAATTTATATTTTTATTTGTTTTTGACTATTTCCAGATCATAACCTGCCGTTTTGCCGGCAGTTTCTGGCTGTTTCACTACCTCGTTGGGTGTAAGTAGATTAAGTGAATAGAGATGCTAATAAGTGCGTCTTTTGCAGTTACATCCCAAGATCA
This genomic window contains:
- a CDS encoding sulfite exporter TauE/SafE family protein → MVTELKSAKKSRQTVLAAISAIILIAGILAWFFLQGGAMGVSLWSEWVIFLFLFTFVIGILGPMSGVGGGVIFVGLGMAILPFHVDFIRGAGLVAALTTALSSAPHFTKKGLANFKVAAPLVVVSTIFSIMGSVFGLWISNAFPQGSSYVKVSLGVVLFIMLAALATSKNVEYPETKKQDRLSKMLNIYGEWYEPTLNRVVEYRVGNLPIGLLFFAGVGFVAGMFGLGAGWANVPVLNLIMGVPLKAAVATSMVILAINDSASLWVYLSKGAVLPLIVVPTVLGIGIGSRIGSRIAVRTKPKVIKYLVIGLIGLSAIVNIIQGLSSMGVFKW
- a CDS encoding aldehyde ferredoxin oxidoreductase family protein, whose translation is MGGYMGKILRVDLSSGTTKIEPISEEIARKYLGGKGYATYMIYQKLKSLEKEGIYPADIDPLGEFNDLIFATGPATGIAGFPEPGRYHVMTVRSPLTGSIGSANSGGKFGPYMKFAGFDIIVVEGKSDKPVYLEVVDGSAEIKDASDLWGRNVFDTTRILSDRVGRRCSVACIGPAGENLVLFANIMNDEHRAAGRTGVGAVMGSKKLKAIVCAGNTRPKPEDPEKFREESKKANDKIKQNPLTGEGLTKYGTAILVNVINNAGSLPFKNWQTGYNPEADKISGETLAEKYLIKNHGCWGCTITCGRVTKVESGPYQILYSEGPEYESIWSLGNATGVTDLEAIIKANHFCDEYGLDTISMGSTIACAMELYEKGSIPEEYLQGVDLSFGNSSALVEMVWRTAFKAGFGKYLALGSKRLAEMFGHPELSMSVKGLEMPAYDPRGIKGIGLTYATANRGGCHVTGYTVAPEIAGLPEKIDPLTEEGKAQWVKAFQDFTCVVNSTVNCLFTTFAIGAEDFAPMLSAVTGWDFSVEELMKIGERIYNLERVIINKFGFDAKDDTLPPRLLKEALPEGAAKGHVVDLDKMKKEYYEIRGWVDGVPTEEKLKELEIEL